A single Ignavibacteriales bacterium DNA region contains:
- the sppA gene encoding signal peptide peptidase SppA has product MKNLLFLLLLSAAVFGQGARESFYDMNAFSFTSPGAMKYGLYGFDNPALLATVTAPDLMVNWTTFKKKWDDVRRVGVYTASPGFGFAVNDQKVFNNKVTDYRVSFGGGSAAYGFGFGYGWSNGDRDVFGRSSLWTLGILSRPSQYFSIGSVMYIPEKAETEASIDAAYRPFGNEKVSLFADAVFRKNAPDDLSKWSAGIAVEALPGFRVTGRYFEKKAFTVGVQLELGAAGFSSQSYFNTNSDYAFNSYGIRLGAYDRNLAEQFQKPEGYLYLKMSSGVKYQRYRLFDNANTLKELLENLEHAKNDPAIGGVVINTVDFYTNKVMYWEIREKLKEVKAAGKKVIVYLERASLDLYRFATVADEIYMEPLGSMTMEGYILGRSYLKGTLEKLGIGYDEWRFFKYKSAAEGLSRESMSEADREQRQALVDDWYDEVKGEITQARNLTGEKYDELVNKKVFFTAQEALDNKLIDKIARWDSLDAAIRENDGYFVSTAGLKGNKAPKDNRWGVKPNVAVIYAIGACAMDEGINARSLVNFVNKAVKDDNVKAIVLRVDSPGGDALASDYISEALLKAKGKKPVIVSQGSVAASGGYWLSMYADTIIAAPATITGSIGVIGGWFYNKNLLQDAGITLDHVKKGDHADLGFGFTFPLINFPLAQRNMNENERKMMETMITGFYKDFVNKVAKGRNSTYDKIHEVAQGRVWTGTDGLGLGLIDQLGGLELAINIAADKAGLKKGDYNVIEMPDAPLLDFGMFMPSLISTQVINVPLLKDARFRAQHNGKPLMMLPLDLAPDTDFDALMPE; this is encoded by the coding sequence ATGAAAAACCTACTGTTTCTCCTCCTCCTTTCCGCGGCTGTTTTCGGGCAGGGCGCAAGGGAATCCTTCTATGATATGAATGCCTTTTCTTTTACCTCCCCCGGTGCCATGAAATACGGGCTTTACGGGTTTGACAACCCCGCACTGCTGGCCACCGTGACAGCGCCTGATTTAATGGTGAACTGGACAACTTTTAAGAAGAAGTGGGATGATGTCCGCCGCGTGGGTGTATATACCGCTTCTCCGGGATTCGGTTTTGCGGTGAATGATCAGAAAGTATTTAACAACAAGGTTACCGACTACCGCGTGTCATTCGGCGGGGGCTCGGCGGCTTACGGATTTGGTTTCGGATACGGCTGGTCTAACGGCGACCGTGATGTATTCGGGCGTTCATCACTCTGGACATTGGGTATCCTCAGCCGCCCGTCTCAGTATTTTTCAATTGGCTCGGTGATGTATATACCTGAGAAAGCCGAAACCGAAGCATCCATTGACGCTGCATACCGCCCCTTCGGCAATGAAAAAGTTTCATTGTTTGCCGATGCGGTTTTCAGAAAAAATGCTCCTGATGATCTGAGCAAATGGAGCGCGGGAATTGCAGTTGAAGCGCTGCCGGGTTTCAGGGTAACAGGAAGATATTTCGAAAAGAAAGCGTTCACGGTAGGCGTGCAGCTTGAACTTGGGGCGGCGGGATTTTCCTCACAGTCCTATTTTAACACCAACAGCGATTATGCTTTTAACTCTTACGGCATAAGACTCGGCGCGTACGACCGCAATCTTGCCGAGCAGTTCCAGAAGCCTGAGGGATATCTCTATCTGAAGATGAGCAGCGGAGTCAAGTATCAGCGCTACCGCCTGTTTGATAACGCAAACACGCTTAAAGAACTGCTTGAGAATCTTGAACACGCTAAAAACGATCCGGCAATCGGCGGTGTTGTTATTAACACGGTTGATTTTTATACCAATAAAGTAATGTATTGGGAGATCCGTGAAAAGCTGAAAGAAGTGAAAGCCGCCGGGAAGAAAGTAATTGTTTATCTGGAGCGCGCGTCTCTTGACCTTTACCGCTTTGCAACCGTGGCTGATGAAATATATATGGAACCGCTCGGCTCCATGACCATGGAAGGATATATACTCGGCCGCAGTTATCTGAAAGGCACGCTGGAAAAACTCGGGATCGGGTATGATGAGTGGAGATTCTTCAAGTATAAATCAGCAGCAGAGGGACTTTCCCGCGAATCAATGAGTGAAGCTGACCGCGAACAGCGTCAGGCACTGGTTGATGACTGGTATGATGAGGTGAAGGGTGAAATCACACAGGCGCGGAATCTGACCGGCGAAAAATATGATGAACTGGTTAACAAAAAAGTATTCTTTACCGCTCAGGAAGCACTTGATAATAAACTGATTGATAAAATTGCCCGCTGGGATTCTCTTGATGCTGCCATCCGTGAGAATGACGGCTATTTTGTTTCAACAGCCGGTCTCAAAGGCAATAAAGCACCGAAAGATAACCGCTGGGGTGTAAAGCCGAATGTTGCGGTTATCTACGCAATAGGCGCCTGCGCAATGGATGAAGGTATCAACGCACGTTCATTAGTGAACTTTGTAAATAAGGCGGTTAAGGATGATAATGTAAAAGCAATCGTCCTCCGTGTTGATTCTCCCGGCGGTGATGCACTTGCTTCCGACTATATATCAGAAGCACTGCTGAAAGCAAAGGGAAAGAAACCGGTTATCGTTTCACAGGGAAGCGTTGCCGCATCAGGCGGTTACTGGCTTTCGATGTATGCTGATACCATCATCGCGGCACCGGCCACCATCACCGGATCTATCGGCGTTATTGGCGGATGGTTCTATAATAAGAATCTTCTTCAGGATGCCGGAATCACGCTTGATCATGTGAAGAAAGGGGATCATGCTGATCTCGGATTCGGATTTACTTTCCCGCTGATCAACTTTCCTCTTGCACAGCGCAACATGAATGAAAATGAGCGGAAGATGATGGAAACCATGATCACAGGTTTTTATAAAGACTTTGTTAATAAGGTTGCAAAAGGCCGCAACAGTACATACGATAAAATCCACGAAGTTGCACAGGGCAGAGTGTGGACCGGTACCGATGGTCTGGGACTCGGTCTGATTGATCAGCTCGGCGGCCTTGAACTGGCAATCAACATTGCTGCCGATAAAGCCGGCTTGAAGAAGGGTGACTATAATGTCATCGAAATGCCGGATGCTCCGCTGCTTGATTTCGGTATGTTTATGCCGTCGTTAATCAGTACTCAGGTAATAAATGTTCCGCTGCTTAAGGATGCCCGTTTCAGAGCGCAGCATAACGGAAAGCCGCTGATGATGCTTCCGCTTGATCTTGCACCGGATACGGATTTTGACGCACTGATGCCGGAATAA
- the rmuC gene encoding DNA recombination protein RmuC: MGEARKTIEANLRTLLEQAKSESSATREALAKSLKDFQEGFAANVESFNALQREKFTALEKKQDELISGTEKKLEQMRETVDEKLQKTLNERLTQSFETVGKQLSAVQEGLGEMRNLAQDVGGLKKVLANVKQRGSFGEVQLSMLLEQILAPDQYDANVKTKSGSSDIVEFAVKLPGKDNDRKYIYLPIDAKFPKDAYSSLQDAYERGDQPAVEEAQKQLYSTIRKMAKDISEKYLDPPNTTDFGIMFLPFEGIYAEVVRKASLLEELQRDAKVIVTGPTTLAAILNSLQMGFRTLTIQKRSSEVWDILREVKKEFDTFGGLLDKAQENIQKGLNTLDEVKGKRTRAIQRRLKNVQSGETKLLPGTEELFEEEENS; the protein is encoded by the coding sequence ATGGGTGAGGCACGAAAAACCATCGAGGCAAATCTGCGCACACTGCTTGAACAGGCAAAGAGCGAAAGCAGCGCGACCCGCGAGGCGCTTGCAAAATCGCTGAAAGATTTTCAGGAGGGCTTTGCTGCAAATGTTGAATCATTCAATGCTCTGCAAAGAGAAAAATTCACAGCACTGGAGAAAAAGCAGGATGAACTGATCTCCGGCACAGAAAAGAAACTCGAACAGATGCGCGAAACAGTTGATGAAAAACTGCAGAAGACGCTGAACGAACGCCTCACGCAGTCATTTGAAACTGTTGGCAAGCAGCTTTCAGCCGTGCAGGAAGGGCTGGGTGAAATGCGCAACCTTGCACAGGATGTTGGCGGGCTGAAAAAAGTTCTGGCAAATGTTAAACAGCGCGGCTCATTCGGAGAAGTGCAGCTTTCGATGCTTCTTGAGCAGATACTGGCGCCTGATCAGTATGATGCAAATGTAAAAACCAAATCCGGTTCATCTGATATCGTTGAGTTTGCGGTAAAACTCCCGGGTAAGGACAATGACCGGAAGTATATATACCTTCCTATTGACGCAAAGTTTCCTAAGGATGCATATTCATCGCTGCAGGATGCATACGAGCGGGGAGATCAGCCGGCGGTTGAAGAAGCGCAGAAGCAGCTCTACTCAACAATCAGGAAAATGGCAAAAGATATCAGCGAAAAATATCTTGATCCGCCAAATACTACCGACTTCGGTATTATGTTCCTTCCGTTTGAGGGTATTTATGCAGAAGTAGTCAGAAAAGCATCTTTGCTTGAAGAACTCCAGAGGGATGCCAAGGTAATAGTAACCGGCCCGACTACGCTGGCGGCGATTCTGAACAGTCTTCAGATGGGATTCCGTACGCTTACCATACAAAAGCGGTCGAGTGAGGTCTGGGATATACTCCGTGAAGTAAAGAAAGAATTCGATACCTTCGGCGGACTGCTTGACAAGGCACAGGAGAATATTCAGAAAGGATTGAACACTCTTGATGAGGTAAAAGGAAAACGCACCCGCGCAATCCAAAGACGGTTAAAAAATGTACAAAGCGGGGAAACAAAACTGCTGCCAGGAACAGAAGAACTGTTTGAGGAAGAAGAGAACAGTTAA
- a CDS encoding T9SS type A sorting domain-containing protein produces the protein MFQRLRITPKQHTAFLLAVVSISFFLYAYSSGITGMTQLNGAGCTCHGDLSAGVTVSIEGPDTLSPGQVASYTVSISGGPLTRGGTNIAVSGGSLATLLGSGLQKIGNELTHTSPKQPVSGAVTFAFNYTAPNTTGNVTMHANGNSVNFNGGNDGDQWNFAPSKTITVANIVPVELTSFTASVSDGEVALTWSTATEMNNKGFEVERAEVTGGIKQEFTSLTFIQGSGTTTEQRVYNYTDRPGKAGLYQYRIKQTDFDGSFTYYNLSAETEVTMPELFTLEQNYPNPFNPSTQIRFSLASESFVTMKIYSITGQEVATLLQKQMEKGSHSISFTPDDYGLTSGVYIYTLDAGDYKAARKMALTK, from the coding sequence ATGTTCCAAAGGCTACGGATTACCCCGAAGCAGCATACAGCCTTCCTCTTGGCTGTGGTTTCCATCAGTTTCTTTCTTTATGCGTATTCATCCGGTATTACGGGAATGACCCAGCTTAATGGCGCGGGATGCACCTGCCATGGTGATCTTTCCGCCGGAGTAACCGTCAGCATCGAAGGACCGGATACACTGAGTCCCGGTCAGGTTGCCTCGTACACTGTTTCCATCTCAGGCGGACCTCTCACCCGCGGCGGGACGAATATCGCGGTATCAGGCGGATCTCTGGCCACGCTTCTTGGCTCAGGATTACAGAAAATCGGGAACGAACTGACCCACACTTCACCAAAGCAGCCGGTCTCAGGCGCTGTAACGTTTGCTTTTAATTACACAGCACCGAACACAACCGGTAATGTAACGATGCATGCAAACGGAAACAGTGTGAATTTCAACGGCGGTAATGACGGAGATCAGTGGAATTTTGCTCCTTCAAAAACCATCACCGTGGCAAACATTGTTCCGGTTGAGCTGACCTCATTCACTGCGTCGGTATCCGACGGTGAAGTTGCGCTGACCTGGTCAACCGCAACCGAAATGAACAACAAGGGCTTTGAAGTTGAGCGCGCTGAGGTCACCGGCGGAATTAAGCAGGAGTTCACCTCCCTTACCTTTATTCAGGGTTCAGGCACTACCACCGAACAGCGTGTATATAACTATACCGACCGTCCCGGCAAAGCGGGCCTGTATCAGTACCGCATCAAGCAGACCGATTTTGACGGATCATTCACTTATTACAATCTTTCCGCTGAGACTGAGGTAACCATGCCGGAGCTATTTACGTTAGAGCAGAATTATCCGAATCCGTTTAACCCATCAACCCAGATACGATTCTCGCTGGCCTCGGAGTCATTTGTAACCATGAAGATATACTCCATCACCGGTCAGGAAGTAGCCACACTGCTTCAGAAGCAGATGGAAAAAGGAAGCCACAGCATCAGCTTCACGCCTGATGACTACGGCCTTACCAGCGGTGTGTATATATACACTCTTGATGCCGGTGACTATAAAGCTGCAAGAAAAATGGCGCTGACGAAATAA